Proteins co-encoded in one Haloarcula pelagica genomic window:
- the aroC gene encoding chorismate synthase: MNGNEFGRLFRMTTYGESHGEAMGCVVSGVPAGVELSEEDIQTDLDRRKPGQSMITTSRGEPDKVAINSGIQDGYTTGTPVGMVIQNKDARSGKYEPFITAPRPSHGDYTYSAKFGTRNWGGGGRSSARETVNWVAAGGVAKQVLEQSDYDVQIKAHVCQIGDVEAGPVTFEDMLEHSEENEVRCADPEAAEEMRELADRHQKEGDSIGGAIYFECRGVPPGLGAPRFDSFPSRLAQAMYSIPAVNDFEYGIGREARTTSGSDYNEDWEFDAEDNPVPEGNDHGGIQGGITTGQPIYGEVTWHPPVSIPKTQTTVDWETGEEKEITVTGRHDPVLPPRAVPVVEAMLSCTVLDFMLLGGRINPDRLDGQPGQYDTDYHPSSPQNDPDDADTHATTVDED, translated from the coding sequence ATGAACGGCAACGAGTTCGGTCGTCTCTTCCGCATGACGACCTACGGCGAATCACACGGGGAGGCGATGGGGTGTGTCGTCTCCGGTGTCCCCGCGGGGGTCGAACTCTCGGAGGAGGACATCCAGACCGATCTGGACCGGCGCAAGCCCGGCCAGTCGATGATCACGACCTCGCGCGGCGAGCCGGACAAGGTCGCGATCAACTCCGGCATCCAGGACGGCTACACCACCGGCACGCCCGTCGGCATGGTCATCCAGAACAAGGACGCCCGCTCGGGCAAGTACGAGCCGTTCATCACGGCGCCCCGGCCCTCCCACGGCGACTACACCTACTCGGCGAAGTTCGGGACGCGCAACTGGGGCGGCGGCGGCCGCTCGTCGGCCCGCGAGACGGTCAACTGGGTCGCCGCCGGCGGCGTCGCGAAGCAGGTCCTCGAACAGTCCGACTACGACGTACAGATCAAGGCCCACGTCTGCCAGATCGGCGACGTGGAGGCCGGCCCGGTCACCTTCGAGGACATGCTCGAACACAGCGAGGAGAACGAGGTCCGCTGTGCCGACCCCGAGGCCGCCGAGGAGATGCGCGAGCTGGCCGACCGGCACCAGAAAGAGGGCGACTCGATCGGCGGAGCCATCTACTTCGAGTGTCGCGGCGTCCCGCCGGGACTGGGCGCCCCGCGGTTCGACAGCTTCCCTTCCCGGCTCGCCCAGGCGATGTACTCCATCCCCGCTGTCAACGACTTCGAGTACGGTATCGGCCGCGAGGCCCGCACGACGAGCGGCAGCGACTACAACGAGGACTGGGAGTTCGACGCCGAAGACAATCCCGTGCCGGAGGGCAACGACCACGGCGGCATCCAGGGCGGGATCACCACCGGCCAACCCATCTACGGCGAGGTGACCTGGCACCCGCCGGTCTCGATCCCGAAGACCCAGACCACCGTCGACTGGGAGACCGGCGAGGAGAAGGAGATCACCGTCACGGGCCGCCACGACCCCGTCCTGCCGCCGCGTGCGGTCCCCGTCGTCGAGGCGATGCTGTCCTGTACGGTACTGGACTTCATGCTACTCGGTGGCCGCATCAACCCCGACCGACTCGACGGCCAGCCGGGCCAGTACGATACCGACTACCACCCGTCCAGCCCACAGAACGACCCCGACGACGCAGACACCCACGCGACCACCGTCGACGAGGACTGA
- a CDS encoding NAD(P)-dependent alcohol dehydrogenase: MAETARSEAPSRTATATAEDPPRMHAVVTAAYGGPEVLRFAEVARPVPDDDEVLIRVVAASVGAGDWHLMRGSPFLVRLIYGGYRRPKFPILGVDVAGRVESVGRTVTGFRPGDEVVADLSESGFGGFAEYVCASETGVVSKPSTVSFEAAASAPTSAVAALQALRDAGELRAGEHVLVNGASGGVGTFAVQIAKHLGAEVTGVCSTAKLETVRSAGADHVVDYTEEDVTTAGTRYDLILDTAGSHPMRAYRRVLRPDGRYVMVGGPTSRFLQAMVLGPLLSATGTRTFRGFTLQVDRDDLATVMSLLESGDIVPVIDRRFRLRRVPEAIRYLEAGRAEGKVVIEVERAS; the protein is encoded by the coding sequence ATGGCGGAGACGGCACGCTCGGAGGCTCCATCCCGGACCGCGACCGCGACAGCCGAGGACCCGCCGCGCATGCACGCAGTCGTCACCGCGGCGTACGGCGGCCCCGAGGTACTCAGATTCGCCGAGGTGGCGCGGCCCGTCCCCGACGACGACGAGGTCCTGATCCGCGTCGTCGCGGCGTCCGTCGGCGCGGGCGACTGGCACCTCATGCGGGGGTCACCGTTCCTCGTCCGCCTCATCTACGGCGGCTACCGCCGGCCGAAGTTCCCGATACTCGGTGTCGATGTCGCGGGGCGAGTCGAGTCGGTCGGACGAACCGTCACCGGGTTCCGCCCCGGCGACGAGGTGGTCGCCGACCTCTCCGAGAGCGGGTTCGGCGGGTTCGCGGAGTACGTCTGTGCGTCGGAGACGGGCGTCGTCTCGAAGCCGTCGACCGTCTCGTTCGAAGCGGCAGCGTCGGCCCCGACCTCGGCCGTCGCCGCGCTCCAGGCGCTCCGCGACGCGGGCGAACTCCGGGCCGGCGAGCACGTCCTGGTCAACGGGGCATCGGGCGGCGTGGGGACGTTCGCGGTACAGATCGCCAAGCACCTCGGCGCCGAAGTCACCGGCGTCTGCAGCACCGCGAAGCTGGAGACGGTCCGGTCGGCCGGCGCCGACCACGTCGTCGACTACACCGAAGAGGACGTTACGACCGCCGGGACCCGGTACGACCTGATCCTCGATACGGCAGGTTCGCACCCGATGCGGGCGTACAGGCGCGTGCTCCGCCCGGACGGTCGGTACGTCATGGTCGGCGGGCCGACGAGTCGGTTCCTGCAAGCGATGGTCCTCGGACCGCTGCTCTCGGCGACTGGCACGCGGACGTTCCGCGGGTTCACCCTCCAGGTCGACCGCGACGACCTCGCGACGGTCATGTCGCTCCTCGAATCCGGCGACATCGTGCCCGTCATCGACAGGCGCTTCCGGCTCCGCAGGGTCCCGGAGGCGATCCGCTACCTCGAAGCCGGTCGCGCGGAAGGGAAAGTCGTGATCGAGGTCGAACGGGCGTCGTAG
- a CDS encoding uracil-DNA glycosylase, with translation MDANQDEASNPFGMDEDCQNCDALCATRETVVHGYGDVSAEFLVLGDSPSAAADDSGVPFTGEHERGLLDILAAVDMCEDPDAAEPTLDNAFLTYVTRCRHPDRTATDEEVMNCEPYLNSEVRMINPELLLPVGQAALEALAFEYTTMSADELDVVDQHATTIRGRGFELLPMVPPAEQSDEQRTAVLDALGDILGRDYRQTKGRRGR, from the coding sequence ATGGACGCCAACCAGGACGAAGCGTCGAACCCCTTCGGGATGGACGAGGACTGTCAGAACTGCGACGCGCTCTGTGCGACCCGTGAAACCGTCGTCCACGGCTACGGCGACGTGAGCGCGGAGTTTCTCGTCCTCGGCGACTCGCCCAGCGCCGCGGCCGACGACTCCGGCGTCCCCTTTACCGGCGAGCACGAACGCGGCCTGCTCGACATCCTCGCGGCCGTCGACATGTGCGAGGATCCGGACGCCGCCGAGCCGACGCTCGACAACGCCTTCCTGACCTACGTCACGCGGTGTCGCCACCCCGACCGGACGGCCACCGACGAGGAGGTCATGAACTGCGAGCCGTACCTCAACAGCGAGGTGCGGATGATCAACCCCGAGCTCCTGCTGCCCGTCGGTCAGGCGGCCCTCGAAGCGCTGGCCTTCGAGTACACCACGATGAGCGCGGACGAACTCGACGTGGTCGACCAGCACGCCACGACCATCCGCGGCCGGGGCTTCGAACTGCTCCCGATGGTGCCACCGGCCGAACAGAGCGACGAACAGCGGACCGCCGTTCTCGACGCGCTCGGCGACATCCTGGGTCGTGACTACCGCCAGACGAAGGGACGACGAGGCAGATAA